DNA from Aquaspirillum sp. LM1:
TGCGCGAGCCGGGGCCCATCACTGTCATATAGCTGAATGTGCCCCAGACATCGGCATGCATTTTCAGTGGCGGGTGGATGGAGTCATTGGTAATATCTGCCGTGCCAGTAATTTTTTGGGCTGGCGTATTGACCAGCAGGTTTAGCTGTAATGCTGGCGCTCCTTCAAGACCGGTGGTAACAGTATAACTGACGGGAAACAATCCCATTGCGGTTTGGGTCATGGTCATTCCTTGCGTGCGGAGATTAAAAATTCCATCAGGCATTGGGTGAGGCAAGCTTGCCCGGATTCATGGCTGTCTATCAGCTAGCCATCCATACTATTTGGCATCGCTGATGTGACCTTGTCATTATCAGCAATGTCCACCACAAGAGGAAATCTCAGTTCAGTCTCAGTTTGGTGTCAAATTTGAGAGCTTGATATACGCAATAACACCTCAATCGTACGAGACGTCATGGTAATGGGGAAATATGTTGCGGGTGTGGTTAATCCTTGTCTGGATATATGCACCACAACGGAGAAAATATGTCATGGCTGGCTTCAGGCGTGGTTCAGCCTGGCTTTCAGCTCATTTTTCAGGAGGGTGAGTTTGCTGTTCTGTTGGAAATAGCGAGAGATCCAGCGCTTTTTCAATCAGTTCCAGCGCCTTCTGGCAAGATAGCACTGCGGTAAGGGTCAGTCGCTGCCTGGATCTGTGCCGGCACAGCGGGCAGATTGTCGGCTTGCAGGGTATTCACGCTAACTTGAAAAAACTGAGCAAGCTCTCTGGCTATCCGGTAGCGCACAGGAAAGCCTGTTTCAGCTCTCTTTATCGATGATAAAGATATTTGTAAGTGTTGCTGGGCACACATGTCAGCCATTTCTTCCTGACTTAAATACAATGCCTGTCTTAACTTTTTTAGCAACTTGCTATTCAATATCAATCGTCCGTTCATGGCTGATTGCTCCTGCCGTGGATTGAGTGGCTATTTGGTAAGTCAAAATATTGAGAATTTATCCTGCCAAGCGAAGAATACGCTGAAAAAATTGTCACTCCCGCGAAGGTGGTAATCCAGTGGCTTGATTTTGCTGGATTTTATTTTTGGTGAAAACAATTTTTCTGAATAAATCAGCGCGTCCTTGGAGTTTGCCTGCTATTTGTAAGGCCATCTCTGTCAGCAGTCAATTCATTGTATTGCATGTTATTTTTATTGGCTGGATCGAAACCAATAGCTTAATACCTGGCCAACTCCTGCTGTCAGCACGCCCAACAGTATTTCAATCTCATTGAGTAGAGAGTTCTCTCCCTTGACCATATTCAGATCGTCACTGATTTCCACCGTTAGCAAAGCCGCAAGCAGCATAAAGTAAAAAACAATAAATAAAATGCTAATAATTAGCTGGGGGCGCTGATGAAATGCCTCGCTATGTTTGCCATTTTTGTAAGCGTTTAATTGGGTGGCGCTGATCCCCAGCGCTTTCATCTCTTGCCTGAACTGTTGATCCGCTAACTGGATATTTTTTAAATTACTTGAAATAGCGAATTGCTCAGCAAGAATGCCATCAAGATCTTCATCGTTATGGTTGCCGTTTAATGACAAAGCGTCCAGTATACATTTTCGTGCCACGCCAGCTAATGGCCCTTCCAGGCCAGAAGCTAGAGCAGGGGCCACAACCTGGAGGGTTGTTTTGATTTTGTTCATTTGCATTTTATGGTAAGGTATGCATAATGTATTGACATCCAAAATAGGGCAATGTCAATTTTGTTAGCCGCCTTGACGGCAACGATGGTTTTTCTGTGCCTTCTTAGGTAGGAGAGCACTGAAAAACCGTTATTCCCGCGAAGATGGTAATCCAGATAAGTCAGTGCATCCTGATGGTCAATGCGGTTGCAGCGCATGCCATAGTCTTGCCGAACTCAGAAAGACTGTGCGGCAAGATCATATGTACTCAGGGCTGCGAGTCTGGTTTAGTGGCAATGGCGCTAATGATATCAGCGGGAATTTTCATCAGAATGCCATATGCAGCAACATGCTGATAATTTACCTGTTTTGACCACTCGACAGGGGTCGCCTGCTGGCCTGTCGCCATTTGTGCCGGTGTTAACAAGGTATCGCCATTTACACACCAGGCAAAACCATCTTCTGGCGTCGCATCCGGGTTGATAATGCCATTGACTGTCGGGGTATTCAGGTGCGTCAGCGGGCCATACATTGCTGCAAAGATATTTGCCTTTGTGCGTGCCATTCCGATCCCAATATTAAGCGCTGCCAAATCAGGATATTCTTGTTGTTCCTGGTAGCGGGCAGCAGCGTACAGTGTAGGTACAGCGTCCAACGTGCTGGGGGCCCAGGCTCTTGGTACCACATCAAACTGATTCCAGACCGTGCTGTTCCATACCTGCCAAGGCGAGGCGTCTGGTGCTTTCTGGGGCGGAAACACCTGAAGATAATGCGCTGCCAGCGCGGCATTACCTGGTGTGGCCCCCGCTGTGGCGTATACCTGAACCTGATCTGCCTGCCAATTGCTTTGCAAGGCATGGGCAGGATCCACCAGCGCCAGCGCCAGCATGGGCGAAAGTGCGCCACCCAGCGAATGGCCGGTGAGGGTCAGCGTATGGCCACTGGCATCAACTCCCTGCAAGAATGCCACCAGGCTCTGGCCGTTGCTCTGTAGCTTGCTGAGCAGTACGCTGACGCCGGTAAATGTGCAGTTGTCTACCGTGGCGGTGTTTTTA
Protein-coding regions in this window:
- a CDS encoding helix-turn-helix transcriptional regulator yields the protein MNGRLILNSKLLKKLRQALYLSQEEMADMCAQQHLQISLSSIKRAETGFPVRYRIARELAQFFQVSVNTLQADNLPAVPAQIQAATDPYRSAILPEGAGTD